AAGGCTAGTTACACTTCGTCTTCGTATGTTAATTGTTCTGATTTTCCTACAGAAAATGACTGTAATCCTGTAACTTCTGCTACTAGAGGATATATTATTAGATGGAATGGTACAAGATGGGAATGGATAAGTGGAAATGAAGGTTGTTTTTGGCTTGTAAGCGAGTGTACGGGAGTATCCACAACCGGTGTTTTTTTATTAGCGTATAATACAGAAGACAGCACTTTACCACCTTGTAGTGGTTGGACAGCTAATACTACTGATGGATATAGCTGTGTGCCTAATATTACAAGCGGTTGTTATATATTAAATATTATTAAAAATTTGTTTTCAACTGATATTAAAGCTTATCCTAATCCATTTAGCCAAGAAATCACTATCAGTTTTGGAAATACTCAAAAATCATTTGAAGCTAAATTGTATAATTCTCTTGGGCAGATTATTTGGTTGAAAAAAATTAATCAATCTTCATTTTTTCAATTTGAAATTGACCAACCAGCTGGAATTTATTTTATAGAATTGTTAGGTGTAAACGGAGAAAGGGCTTATATAAAAGTAATGAAAGAATAAAACTACACACAACAAAGTATATAAAAAATTGCTGTTGTTGGGCTTAAACAAAGGTCGTTGCACGTTTGCTACGTCTGAATTTGCTTCAGAAATTCCTCGCACGCAAACACGCAACTTTCCATATACATAAACGTTGGCAACAATTTGGAGATGATTCGGATTTGGTGTATATTTACATCAAATAATTGAATTATGGCAAGACAAAGTATATCATTCACTAAGCCAAACGATGAATGGCTAAAAACTCAAGTGGATAAAAAAGAGTATTCAAGTAAGAGTGAATTAATAAATGACTTAATTAGACAAGCCCGAAAACAACAAGTTGAAATTAACTGGATTCGCGCTAAATTGGAGAAAGCCGAAAATAGCGGGTTTACAAGTGAAAGTAAAAATGAAATTTTAGCTCAATCAAAGTCTTTACTTAATGACTAAATATAGATTAAGCAATGAAGCTAAAAATGACTTGATACGGATTCATCATTACGGTGTAAAAAAATTTGGAATGACTCAAGCGGACAAATACTTTGAATCATTTTTTAAATATTTTGAAATTATTGCACAAAGACCCTTTTCATTTGAATCGGTTGACTATATTAAAAAAGATTACAGACGTTGTGTTTGTGGAGTTGATAGCATTTATTTTAAAGTAAATGAGGACATTGTAGAAATAATGGCAATTGTCGGCAGACAAGATTTGAGTGAAAAACTATAATCTGAATTAAAAAAACTGTTGCCAACAACGTGTATAATTAATGGCTGGTTTCAGTCTACTTACGAATATTCCTGCGGAATATTCTATTCGGATTTTTTTACTAAATTCGGTGCTGAAACACGCCACTAATCATACACAAAACCGTTGTTTACAATGCTGCGCGACGTTTCCAAAACACAACTCCAACTAAATTTTACGCAAAAAATATTGTGGTTTAAATGTAAAAACTCATAATATTTCTGTAAAATCACTCAGTCGATTTCGGACACATAACGATTCGTAATCGGGACGGCGGACTGATAAACTGTGTGGTAAATCAGAACGGAATAAATCAGAATTTTTCTCACTCATACGGTTTCGGACACATAACAATTCGCAATCTGGACGACGGACTGATAAGCTGCATGGCAAAACAAAACGTAAAGCAGACACTTAATTATCACTCTTGCGATTTCGGACATATAACAATTCGCAAGCAAGACGACGGACTGATAAGCTGCATGGCAAAACAAAACGTAAAGCAGACACTTAATTATCACTCTTGCGATTTCGGACATATAACAATTCGCAAGCAAGACGACGGACTGATAAGCTGCATGGCAAAACAAAACGTAAAGCAGACACTTAAAATACTTAATTCTACTATTCTCAACAGCCAACTAAAAAACTGTACGGTAAAGGAAGACGTTTAAAAAAGATTTAATTCTAAAGTTGTTTAAATATATAATGTTAAATAAATTGCACTGTAAACAACAAGGTGTATAATTAACGGCTAGGTCGAGCTTGCTTACGAAAATCCTGCGGATTTTCTATTCGGTTTTTATTTGTTATCTTCCGTGCTAAATTACGCCACTAATTATACACGACACCGTTGTTTACAATGCTTCGCGACGTTTCCAAAACAGAACTATAACTCAATTTTACCAAAAAAAATATTGTGGTTTAAGTCTAAAAACTCATAATATTTCGGATAAATCACTCAGCCGATTTTGGACACTTAACAATTCGCAATCGGGACGGCGGACTGATAAACTTTGCGGCAAAACAGAACGTAAATAATCGGAATTTACTCACTCTTGCGGTTTCGGACACATAACAATTCGCAAGCAGAACGACGGATTGATAAGCTGCATGGCATAACAAAACACATTAAATCGGAATTTTTCTCACACATACGGTTTCGGACACATAACAATTCGCAAGCAGTACGGCGGACTGATAGCTGCATGGCAAAACAAAACGTAAAGCAGACACTTAAAACTACTCAATTCTACCCTACTGAGCAGCGAAATAAAAACTGTACGGTAAAGCAAGACGTTTAAAAAAGATTTAATTCTAAAGTTGTTTAAATATATAATGTTAAATAAATTGCACTGTAAACAACAAGGTGTATAATTAATGGCTAGGTCGAGCTAGCTTACGAAAATCCTGCGGATTTTCTATTCGGTTTTTATTTGTTATCTTCCGTGCTAAATAACGCCACTAATTATACACGAGACCGTTGGCAGTAATTTAAAGAAAAATCTCCGTATTCAAGAACTTAACGCAACAAATCTAAATTAATAGATTTGTAATTATGGTACGAAAAAAAACAGGTAGACTTACCCTTAAAGAAAGAATACAGATTGAGACTCTTTTAACTGAAAAAAAGAATAAATCATACATCGCTATAACCATTAACAGAGCTCGATCTACGGTTACAAGAGAAGTTAATAAATGGGTGCAAACAGATAGAGATAAATACTCAGCAGAACTAGCTCATTGGTGCGCCAAAGATGATTACCTAAACAAAAGAAATATTGATAAAATATCTAAGTACCCTAGACTTCGAATTTATGTCTATAGGGGCTTATTATCACAATGGACTCCTGAACAAATTGCTGGAAGACTAAAAGAAGAATTCCCAAATGATCCTATAATGTCTATTTCTCACGAATCAATTTATAGGTACATATATGCAAAGCCTCAAGCTAGTTTAAATAAAAAACTAATTAAACTCCTCGTACGCAAAAAAACAAGACGTAGACCCTCTAAAAAAAGACGCAGAACAGGATCTAAAATATTAAACCAAGTCAGTATAGACCTAAGGCCCGAGCATATTAACCTAAGAAATGAAATCGGACACTGGGAAGGAGATTTAATGATTGGGAAGGATCAAAAATCGGCTATTGGAACTATCGTAGAACGCAAATCTAGATATACATTAATTATCAAACTAAAAGCCAGGAACTCTAAGGAAATTGCTAAAATGTTTTCTAAAGAACTTAACAAACTAGATCCCATATTCAAAAAATCTATGACCTACGATAATGGAATTGAAATGGCAAGACACGAAACAATTACCAAGAAAACAGGTATGAAAATTTACTTTGCACACCCCTATTCTTCTTGGGAAAGAGGTACCAATGAAAACACTAACGGACTCATCAGAAGGTACCTCCCAAAAGGAACAGATTTTAACAAAATTGACTTAAATACATTCATCGAAATTCAAGAAAAATTAAACAATAGACCTCGTAAAATTATTGGATTTAAAACCCCTAATGAAGTTATGATAAAAGAACTAAAAATTGTAGCTTAGACTCATACAAAAAAAAGCAACGTTTGTTGCGTTAGAACCTTGAATGCAGCATCGAGATAACTAATAAAAACACAAGATTCGAAAATTGAAAGCACGATTTAAGAAAATAATATTACTCTTTTTTTGGCAATATTCTTTTGCCTATCTTCAATTGCGCAGACCAATTCCAATCACGTTAAAGTTAAAGGCTATTATAAAAAAAATGGGACATATGTTCAACCACATTACAGAACAGCACCAAATAGTACAAGAAATGATAATTTTTCAACAGTAGGTAACACAAATCCATATACAGGAAAACCTGGCTGGATAAATCGGGACAACAACTATAATACACTTTATTATACTGATTACACCTATTCACCAAAAACTTACAATGAACCATACGTAAATCCAAAAATTAAATATCCTGATAGAATCTATGTAGAAGATGAGTATGGGAATGATACTACTTACTTAAAAATGTTGGATAAAAGAACATTTGGCATATATGACTTAAAAGATGAACTTATATTGTATTTAGTAATTAATCATCGAGGAGATTGGCGAATATTTAATACTGAAGGAATTTACATTAAAACTATATTTTTAACCGAATAAATGAAAACATTATTTACACTACTTTTTCTATGTACAATATATTTGGCTCAAAGCCAAACAATATATAAAAACCCTCTTGGGTTCAATGTAAAATTCGACAAGACTTGGAAAAGATTACCAAAAGAAGTTTTACAAGAAAAAACAAAATTCATTAAAACTTATATGGAATATAAAGGGAATATTCAATATGATGCTTGTTTTCAAAAAATTGGAAATGCTGATATGGACTATCCATATATTCTATTTAAAAACTTCTATGCAACAACTACCAACGAAAATGAGATTGAAAAATTAAGGGAATTCTATACGGACAAATTTGGTGTCAATAAGGTTTTAGAAAGTTTAGAAACAGATAAAGTAAAAATGGAACTTCAAATTGGAAAAACCTACTATGATAAAGGAAAACAACTACTAATTTTCACATACGATTTAAACTTAAATGTTAAAGGCAATCTTATAGCAATGGTTGGTTTTTATGTTGGCAAAAGTGCTACACTTCAAATCTTATGTTATACGTATGCTGATGAGTTTAAATATGACCAAAAAGAATTTCTTGACATTATTAATTCAATTGAAGATAATGGTATGAAAACAAATATGAGGGATTATTTAAAAAAACACGACCAAGCCGTTTTATACTATAATGAAGGATTAAAACAATCAGCAAATAATAATATAAACAAAGCAATTGAAAATTACACATTAGCAATAAATACATATCCAATTGAAGATAAATTTCAATTATCGGAGGCTTATTATAATCGTGCTTTAAATAAAAGAAAATTAGACAATTTTAATGGAGCAATAGCTGATTATACAAAAGCAATTGAATTTCGTCCAGATTATTATAAAGCATATAATAATAGAGGTTTTGCATATTTAATGCTGGAAAAATACTCTACAGCAATCTATGATTTTACTATGACAATTAAATTTGACAACTACCAAACAGAATTTACAGGAATGGCTCTTGGGAATCGAGGTATCGCCAAATTAAGTATTGGAGAAGATGGATGTGAAGATTTAAAAAAAGCTATTGAAGAAGGAAATCAGAATGTAAAATCAATTTTTTACGAATATTGCAACTAATATGAAAATAAAATACTTCTTTATAATTTCTTTAATGTTTTTTTCTTGTAGAAATGACAAAGAGAAAGAACAGAAAACCGAAATCACTAATTCGATTGAAGAAAAGGATAACAAACAATTTTTCTCTGACTATTATTTCAAAATAGAATCGCCTTGTAAATTACAAAAGGATTTTAGCAATGCTCAAGAAAATTATTACACATATCGCTGTAGTTCAGAAAGCAACGAATCAATTTATTCTTTTTCCATCAAAGACCTAAAAGGCGAATTGAGTGAACTTAAAACTGACATAGAAAAACGGTTATTTTCAATTAAATTTTTAGACACCTATAAAAAGGAACTTAATGCAAATAATATAGAATATTCAGAGCCTTACATTTATGGTTTTAAAGCATTAGAATACACAATACCAACTGGTAATATATTTAATAAACAAGCAATTTTTGTAAGTAATGGTTTTGCATATACTTTTAATATTACTGCCAACAAAAATGAAATAGATACTTTATTCTCAACTTTCATAAATTCTTTTGAACTCTATCATAAAAGTCCAAAGTATTCTTATTCCATAGAAATACCTAAAGGTTATAGTCAAGAAGAAATTGTAGGTAAAAATGTTGATTTGAAGTATGTAAACAACAAGGGTTATTCTATCGTTCTTGTCGTAAAAAAATTACCAAAAAACGAGAAAGGTTCAATCGATGATATGATGTCATTATCTGATGACTTTTGGATAAATATGATGCCGTATTCTGAAATGAAAATTATAAAAAAAGGAAATGTTTTTGTTGACAACACAAAAGGCTTCTTTATGTCTTATACTGCAAAAGAAGTAATTGACAAAGAACCCTTGTATTATAATAATTATATGTTTATAAAAAATGGAGTTATCTATACTTTAACAACAACCTGTAAAC
This genomic interval from Tamlana carrageenivorans contains the following:
- a CDS encoding ribbon-helix-helix domain-containing protein, which encodes MARQSISFTKPNDEWLKTQVDKKEYSSKSELINDLIRQARKQQVEINWIRAKLEKAENSGFTSESKNEILAQSKSLLND
- a CDS encoding IS30 family transposase, whose product is MVRKKTGRLTLKERIQIETLLTEKKNKSYIAITINRARSTVTREVNKWVQTDRDKYSAELAHWCAKDDYLNKRNIDKISKYPRLRIYVYRGLLSQWTPEQIAGRLKEEFPNDPIMSISHESIYRYIYAKPQASLNKKLIKLLVRKKTRRRPSKKRRRTGSKILNQVSIDLRPEHINLRNEIGHWEGDLMIGKDQKSAIGTIVERKSRYTLIIKLKARNSKEIAKMFSKELNKLDPIFKKSMTYDNGIEMARHETITKKTGMKIYFAHPYSSWERGTNENTNGLIRRYLPKGTDFNKIDLNTFIEIQEKLNNRPRKIIGFKTPNEVMIKELKIVA
- a CDS encoding T9SS type A sorting domain-containing protein; translated protein: MKFLLLYFSLSVFTLNTILAQVPITIGNSGGDCSNYVYSSNAFTEYTYYEMYNGKASYTSSSYVNCSDFPTENDCNPVTSATRGYIIRWNGTRWEWISGNEGCFWLVSECTGVSTTGVFLLAYNTEDSTLPPCSGWTANTTDGYSCVPNITSGCYILNIIKNLFSTDIKAYPNPFSQEITISFGNTQKSFEAKLYNSLGQIIWLKKINQSSFFQFEIDQPAGIYFIELLGVNGERAYIKVMKE
- a CDS encoding tetratricopeptide repeat protein → MKTLFTLLFLCTIYLAQSQTIYKNPLGFNVKFDKTWKRLPKEVLQEKTKFIKTYMEYKGNIQYDACFQKIGNADMDYPYILFKNFYATTTNENEIEKLREFYTDKFGVNKVLESLETDKVKMELQIGKTYYDKGKQLLIFTYDLNLNVKGNLIAMVGFYVGKSATLQILCYTYADEFKYDQKEFLDIINSIEDNGMKTNMRDYLKKHDQAVLYYNEGLKQSANNNINKAIENYTLAINTYPIEDKFQLSEAYYNRALNKRKLDNFNGAIADYTKAIEFRPDYYKAYNNRGFAYLMLEKYSTAIYDFTMTIKFDNYQTEFTGMALGNRGIAKLSIGEDGCEDLKKAIEEGNQNVKSIFYEYCN
- a CDS encoding type II toxin-antitoxin system RelE/ParE family toxin: MTKYRLSNEAKNDLIRIHHYGVKKFGMTQADKYFESFFKYFEIIAQRPFSFESVDYIKKDYRRCVCGVDSIYFKVNEDIVEIMAIVGRQDLSEKL